TCTAATATTTTCTGTTTCATTATTACTCACCTCATATCTAATTGTAATATTTTTTGTAAATAATTTACAAATTTTATTATTTTTATTGTAAAAAAGTTATTTTTTCATAAAATGAAGTAGAAAGGAGGGGAAAAATTATTAATTTTTTAGATAAAATAAGGAAAAAAATTATTGTTTCATGCCAAGCTGTTGATAATGAGATTTTAAATGATAGTTATATTATGCAAAAAATTGCTTTGGCTTGTGTAATGGGGGGTGCAGAAGTGCTACGTTTAAGTCAAAAAAATCACATTATGGCAGTTCAAAAAGTACTGAATGTACCTATTATTGGTTTAATTAAGCAACATTATAAAAATAGTGAGGTTTTTATTACACCAACAAGAGAAGAAATAGATGTTTTACTTAATTTAAATGTTGATGTAATTGCTTTAGATGCCACACTACGAATAAGACCATATGATAATTTAGAAACACTTGTTAGTTATATTAGAGAAAAGGCTCCAACAAAATTAATTTTAGCTGATTGTTCTAATATCGAAGATATAAAAAATGCTGACAGACTTGGATTTGATTTAGTTGCTACTACTTTACGTGGATATACTAATGAAACAACTAAATTATCTAATTTAGAAAATAATTATGAATTCATAAAATCTTTAGATGATGTTTTAGAAAAGGCAGTTTTAATTGTGGAAGGTGGAATTTGGACACCAGAAGAAGCTTATGACTTATTGCATTTTAACCATGTTCATGCCGTTGTTGTTGGAAGTGCTATTACACGGCCACAGTTAATAACAGAACGATTTATAAAAATAACAAAAGAATAATTATTTAAAAAAGAAAGGAAAATATATTTGTAAATGAATACAGAAGTACGGGGGGAAAAGTTTTTTACTTTTAAAAAATGATGAAAAAACAAAAAAAATAATTGGTCTTCAAATTTACAAAAATTTGCTCGTGGTTTAATGCTACCTATTTCAATTTTACCATTTGCCGGATTATTGCTTGGAATTGGTGGTGCAATAGGGGCAAATACAAATACAGATGCTGGTCTTTTAGCAGCTAATATTTTTAAGGGAATGAGTGAAATTATTTTTGCAAATTTTGCAATAATGTTTTGTATAGCAGTTACTAGTACTTTTACGAATGACTCTGGATCAGCTGCTTTTATTGCAATTATTTCTTATTTAGTATTTTCTTCATCTCAAATACCTTTTATACATTTTGAAGGAGAAAAATTTAAGGATATAATGTGATTTCATAGTGATGAAAATTTAAAAAGTTTAATTACTAAAAACTTGGGAGTTACATCATTACAAACATCAATTTTTGGAGGAATTATTATTGGGGGTATTACTGCATATTTTTATAATAAGTTTCATTTAATAAAATTACCTTCAGCAATCAGTTTTTTTAGTGGCGTTCGTTTTTTACCTTTTATTATTATTCCAATAAGTTTTTTATTAGCGATAGGATTTTTAATTTTTTGACCATGAATTGGCCAAGGGATTAATATAATTGGTGAAAACATTGCCAAAGCACCAGGCGGTGTTGATGGATTTCTTTATGGTGTTTTTACAAGAGCTTTAATGCCATTTGGTTTACACCAGATTGTAATTGCGGTAGCATTTACTACTCCATTTGGAGGAATTTTGGATACTAATATTTTTTTAAATGCAGTTAAAAATGCCCAGGTTAATACAAATACTGAACAAATTCAATATATTTTAAGTCTGTTGTCGAACAGAAGTATTGAAGGAGATCAATCAATTTGAAATTTTATTAATTCGCTGCCTTATAATTCATTGCCTATAAATAATGGTTTAGAAAACATTCCTATTTTCGAATGATTTGCCAAATATGCTAATATTTACGCAGGAAGATTTACTCAAGATTATCCAACTTATTTAGGAGTATGTATGGGGATTGGCGCTGCATTTATTTTAACAGCTAATAAATCAAATCGTAAAAATACTATTTCCGTTATTGGTTCAGCAATGTTAGTTGCTTTTCTAACTGGAATAACAGAACCGCTAGAATTTAGTTTTCTATTTATTGCTCCATATTTGTATTATTTGGTTTATGTACCATTTTCGGGATTGTCATATATGTTAATGCAATTGGTGGGTGCTCATATTGGTGTTGGTTTTGCTCGTGGTTTTATTGATTTAATAATTTACGGAGCACTACCGATTATGAAAGGAACTAAGTTTTATTATGCATTTATTTTTGCAATTTTAGAAGGTGCATTAGTTTTTGGAATATTTTATTTTAGTATTAAACATTGAAATTTATCTACCCCAGGACGTGATGGAAATGAAATTAAATTAATTAAAAAAGATGAATTTAAGTTGCAAAAATATGAAAATCAAAGAATCAATAATATTATTTTTGCTTTAGGGGGTAAAGAAAATATATTATCTATTACATCTTGTGCAACACGTTTACGTGTAACAGTTAAGGAACCAACGAAAATAAATGCTGAACTTTTTAAACAAGAAGGTGCTAGCGGAACAATCATTAAAGGAAACAATATTCAAATTATTTTTGGTGGAGAAGTTGTTGTTCTAAATGATATGATAAAAAAATTCTTGGAATAAAATGCTTTGTATTTAAAATTTCTGTTAGTATATCTTTAATAATAAATGAATTAACTAATCATATATATTTTAAAAAGCAAATATAGAAAATTATAGGATTCTTAATATTATAAAAATGTACATAGCAAAAAATTTTTGGAATGTAAACTATGGTGCTAAAATATGATTTAAAAAATATAGGAATATGATATAGATAATTAATTTTATAGTAACTTTAACTAAAAGGTCATTTAGTAGTGCAATTAGAAATTTTAAAAATAGATAAAGCATTTAATAAATTATAGAATCCTATTATTGAATTTTATATTAAATTTAAATAATTTTAATTATACGATTTAATAACTATAGAATAGTTAAGAATTATAATTAAAAAATAAGAATGGTAAAAGAGAATTTAATTTTTAAGAAAGGCAAATAAATTTGCTTTTTTTTTTTTTTTTTTTTTTATAATTAAATAGGAAAAAACATAGACTGTAGTATGAAAACAATATATTAGTTAATAAATTTTTAATTTTGTTTCCAATAAATAAAGTATGTTATTAATATATTTTAAAAAATTTTAATTATTAACTGTTTTTCAGAATAGTCTAAAATTTTTATCAAACTGGTATCTAAAATAATATGTAAATATAATATTTTTTAAAAAGTAGCATATGTTTAATATAAATAAAAAGGCACAAAAAGGATAGAATAAAATTTATGGATAATACAATAAAAAAATTATTACAAACTATATTTTAGAAAAAATCTATAGTAAAGAAAATTATACACAAGATCTTTTATTACCTAGTGAAAAGACTTTAATGACTAAGTTTAAAACAACACGAACAACAGTCCGCTTTTGTTTACAAAAATTGTTAAATCAAGGCATTATTTATGCAAAAAAAGGAAGTGGATACTATTTAAATTCTTTTTATTATTTCAATAAAATTGGTTTAAAAGATACTAATATTTTAGTGACATATTATAAAATTGTTGAAGTAAATATTGAAAAGGATATTTTGAATGATATTTTAAATACTTTAAATATTAATCCAGAAGAAATTAATTTTGATGATTATATTGGTTATGTTAAAATTTTGTTCAATAAGAGTAATAAAGCGATGGGATATTTCAAGTCTTTTTTATTAAAAACATGTTTTGATAAAATTGATTTTAAAGCAATTGAAATTAGTTTAATGAATTTTATTAGAAAAAACAACATTATGTTAAGTCACTCGCCAAATGTAATTACTATTGAAAATGCGGATAATAATGATCACAAGTATTTGAGTAAAAATATTGAGAAAGTTGTGGTCATTAATTCGGTAATTTTTGATAAAAATAATTTAATTATTGAAATTGTTGAAAAACATATTGATTGTGATTATTTTCAATCAAGTCATATTAAATTTTATTAAAATTATTTATTTTAAAGATAACAAAATCATATTTATTTAGGTGTAATTTTACGGGCTGTTGTTGGTTTGTTATTAAATTAACAAAGCCACTACCAAATGTAGTTAAATCAATTGTTTGCTTTCTTAATGTATTATTCATTATTATTAAATATTTTGTTAGTTTGTTTTCCTTTAAACAAATTAACAAATCTGAAGAA
This genomic window from Spiroplasma sp. SV19 contains:
- a CDS encoding N-acetylmannosamine-6-phosphate 2-epimerase, coding for MNFLDKIRKKIIVSCQAVDNEILNDSYIMQKIALACVMGGAEVLRLSQKNHIMAVQKVLNVPIIGLIKQHYKNSEVFITPTREEIDVLLNLNVDVIALDATLRIRPYDNLETLVSYIREKAPTKLILADCSNIEDIKNADRLGFDLVATTLRGYTNETTKLSNLENNYEFIKSLDDVLEKAVLIVEGGIWTPEEAYDLLHFNHVHAVVVGSAITRPQLITERFIKITKE
- a CDS encoding PTS transporter subunit EIIC, translated to MNTEVRGEKFFTFKKWWKNKKNNWSSNLQKFARGLMLPISILPFAGLLLGIGGAIGANTNTDAGLLAANIFKGMSEIIFANFAIMFCIAVTSTFTNDSGSAAFIAIISYLVFSSSQIPFIHFEGEKFKDIMWFHSDENLKSLITKNLGVTSLQTSIFGGIIIGGITAYFYNKFHLIKLPSAISFFSGVRFLPFIIIPISFLLAIGFLIFWPWIGQGINIIGENIAKAPGGVDGFLYGVFTRALMPFGLHQIVIAVAFTTPFGGILDTNIFLNAVKNAQVNTNTEQIQYILSLLSNRSIEGDQSIWNFINSLPYNSLPINNGLENIPIFEWFAKYANIYAGRFTQDYPTYLGVCMGIGAAFILTANKSNRKNTISVIGSAMLVAFLTGITEPLEFSFLFIAPYLYYLVYVPFSGLSYMLMQLVGAHIGVGFARGFIDLIIYGALPIMKGTKFYYAFIFAILEGALVFGIFYFSIKHWNLSTPGRDGNEIKLIKKDEFKLQKYENQRINNIIFALGGKENILSITSCATRLRVTVKEPTKINAELFKQEGASGTIIKGNNIQIIFGGEVVVLNDMIKKFLE